One segment of Bradyrhizobium sp. CB2312 DNA contains the following:
- a CDS encoding FAD-binding oxidoreductase, whose amino-acid sequence MKIGVVGAGIIGSSIAYHLGKAGARVTVFDIGEPGNGVSSTSFACLNAFGQAEADLPFRLDAIKYHSEIARDVGSERNLHTTGTLRLASFGNVAEKLEQNAKALSKYGSQVEFISAAAAGRLEPSIRTESAAEVVFVPEEGWVNAGALCGALIDLSTRRFAVRYRRERVQALERLQSKARLRLTTGIEVFDSLVLAAGNDTNALLTSAGFMSLRLTAAPGPLVDLTCSLGSQGVRRAIYADKLHIRPGDHGGFLAGVAAAAGDGPEHERMEEERRSLISSASQWIMNFAEMGQRWAVGVRPMPADGRPMIGPIDEDRTLYVAVMHGGITLGPLAGRLVAAEIVQENEASELGAYRPRRSIAQDADWREPTLSLDRSM is encoded by the coding sequence ATGAAAATCGGAGTCGTCGGGGCTGGTATCATTGGCAGCTCCATTGCCTATCACCTCGGGAAGGCCGGTGCGCGAGTGACGGTTTTCGATATTGGCGAACCTGGAAACGGAGTCTCCTCCACATCATTTGCATGTCTTAATGCGTTTGGCCAAGCCGAAGCCGACCTGCCGTTTAGGCTCGACGCAATCAAGTACCACAGCGAGATCGCGCGCGACGTCGGAAGCGAGCGAAACCTCCACACCACTGGAACGCTGCGGCTCGCTTCCTTTGGAAATGTTGCTGAAAAACTCGAACAAAATGCCAAGGCCCTTTCCAAGTACGGAAGTCAGGTGGAATTCATTTCAGCGGCCGCAGCAGGTCGCCTCGAGCCATCTATCAGGACTGAATCGGCCGCCGAAGTAGTGTTTGTCCCGGAAGAAGGATGGGTGAATGCGGGAGCGCTATGCGGGGCTCTGATCGACCTCTCTACCAGACGGTTCGCGGTTCGGTATCGGCGGGAGCGAGTACAGGCTCTTGAGAGGCTGCAGTCAAAGGCACGCTTGCGCCTAACGACAGGAATTGAGGTATTCGACTCTCTCGTACTGGCGGCCGGCAATGACACCAATGCACTGCTCACGTCTGCCGGGTTCATGTCACTTAGGTTGACGGCAGCACCTGGCCCGCTTGTGGACCTCACTTGTTCGCTGGGCTCGCAAGGCGTGCGACGGGCTATCTATGCCGACAAGCTCCATATCAGGCCGGGTGACCACGGAGGATTTCTGGCTGGCGTCGCGGCCGCCGCTGGTGACGGCCCCGAGCATGAGCGAATGGAGGAGGAGCGCCGTTCTCTGATCAGCTCGGCAAGCCAGTGGATCATGAATTTCGCGGAAATGGGACAAAGATGGGCTGTTGGTGTACGCCCGATGCCGGCGGATGGTCGGCCGATGATTGGCCCTATTGACGAAGACCGCACACTATACGTAGCGGTCATGCACGGCGGAATAACCCTGGGCCCGTTAGCAGGACGCCTCGTCGCAGCTGAAATAGTGCAAGAGAATGAGGCCAGCGAGCTAGGCGCCTATCGGCCCAGGCGATCAATTGCGCAAGATGCCGATTGGCGTGAGCCAACGCTGTCGCTGGACCGTTCAATGTAG
- a CDS encoding SDR family oxidoreductase, translating to MNVQTIEAGSEHPMSLHGKVALIVGGYGAIGTTISEVLTLAGATTIIAGRSGDQALALAAELATQGFSAHGIELDACDVNVAHAVSACLKQQHGSIDILVNCTGFNKEQMLLEVTPEAFDEVYSRTLRAGMFLSQAVAAQQLSAGRGGSHIHLLSVRSSLGFRNRGYSAFCAAKGGLAVLLKQLATELGPYGITVNGVAPGLVRTQKNAKALDDPAAFKRATANIPLARLATPEDVAGAVHFFASSLSRFVTGQILRIDGGLTAST from the coding sequence ATGAACGTTCAAACGATCGAAGCAGGATCCGAGCATCCGATGAGCTTGCATGGCAAGGTGGCGTTAATCGTTGGCGGCTACGGAGCGATCGGCACAACAATCTCGGAAGTGTTGACCCTTGCGGGTGCGACCACCATTATTGCGGGACGAAGCGGCGACCAGGCGTTGGCTCTCGCCGCTGAGCTGGCCACGCAAGGTTTCTCTGCCCATGGTATCGAGCTAGACGCGTGCGACGTCAACGTGGCGCACGCGGTCTCTGCGTGTTTGAAACAACAACATGGTTCCATAGATATTTTGGTGAACTGCACTGGCTTCAATAAGGAGCAGATGCTGTTGGAGGTAACGCCGGAAGCCTTCGATGAGGTTTATTCCAGGACCTTGCGTGCCGGAATGTTTCTCTCCCAGGCGGTCGCTGCTCAGCAATTATCCGCCGGAAGGGGCGGGAGTCACATTCATCTTCTTTCCGTGCGCTCATCGCTTGGCTTCCGAAACCGCGGCTATAGCGCCTTTTGCGCCGCCAAAGGCGGGCTCGCGGTATTGTTGAAGCAACTGGCAACGGAATTGGGGCCGTACGGCATCACCGTAAATGGTGTCGCGCCTGGGCTGGTACGGACGCAGAAGAACGCAAAAGCCTTAGATGACCCGGCCGCATTCAAGCGAGCCACCGCGAACATTCCGCTTGCGCGATTGGCTACGCCTGAGGATGTCGCGGGAGCTGTGCACTTCTTCGCGTCTTCGCTATCCCGTTTCGTGACGGGCCAGATTCTTCGCATTGATGGCGGGCTCACCGCCAGTACTTGA
- a CDS encoding CDP-alcohol phosphatidyltransferase family protein, with protein sequence MISDGAKSIPPKICISQSAFSHERMALANPVTSAISEVPMLRYLWDPANAITAGGLVFSSASLFLALSGKLELSVAVALWAVLADHIDGIVANWTPNRDPEVAKMGKSLDGFGDIIYGAVLPTAIVIQLSHASILSLATATALLVAGAIRLSYFANFGRSSDGHFLGVPLSYDVPLMALLFLLKPFIGAALFEWLVNVCFLLLAAAHVASIRVPSPSPAMYAAISIFVVVSSATLASRSL encoded by the coding sequence ATGATCTCCGATGGTGCGAAATCGATACCGCCGAAGATCTGCATCTCGCAGAGCGCATTTTCTCACGAGCGCATGGCGCTCGCAAATCCTGTGACCAGCGCGATCAGTGAGGTGCCAATGCTAAGATACCTTTGGGATCCCGCAAATGCCATCACTGCGGGGGGACTTGTTTTTTCTTCCGCTAGTCTATTCCTCGCTCTATCCGGAAAGCTTGAGCTATCGGTGGCAGTGGCTCTTTGGGCTGTCCTGGCAGATCACATCGATGGAATCGTGGCCAACTGGACGCCGAACCGTGACCCGGAAGTTGCAAAAATGGGCAAGAGCCTGGACGGATTCGGGGACATTATCTATGGAGCCGTCTTGCCCACGGCAATTGTGATTCAGCTCAGCCACGCCTCCATTCTTTCCCTCGCGACGGCCACTGCTCTGCTCGTGGCGGGAGCCATCAGGCTTAGCTATTTTGCAAATTTCGGCAGATCGTCCGACGGGCACTTCTTGGGTGTGCCTCTGTCGTACGACGTGCCGCTAATGGCTCTCTTGTTCCTTTTAAAGCCGTTCATTGGAGCCGCACTATTTGAGTGGCTCGTCAACGTCTGTTTCCTGCTGCTTGCCGCCGCTCACGTCGCGTCTATTCGCGTGCCGTCACCCAGCCCGGCGATGTATGCGGCAATTAGCATATTCGTCGTGGTGTCTTCGGCCACCTTAGCTAGCCGTTCTCTTTGA
- a CDS encoding phosphocholine cytidylyltransferase family protein — protein MAEVPRRAIVLAAGLGSRLRPLTDLRPKPLVEVNGRPILHNALRNLEAIGVGEVTVVVGYRKDAIQYACGSRFGGVEINYVESTIFDRTGSAYSLWLAREVLLSGDCLLLEGDVFFEQDALRRLTGPAGDVVAVAPFDKSMEGSAALLSDDGFITGFRMKQTAANIITAGPQLFKTMNLLRFSGSTLKATIVPALDDVIGSGARQAYTEELLGYLVERRGLQLTAARCDDLRWCEIDTAEDLHLAERIFSRAHGARKSCDQRDQ, from the coding sequence ATGGCTGAAGTACCTCGCCGCGCTATCGTGCTTGCAGCCGGCCTCGGCTCGCGCCTGCGGCCGCTGACGGATCTCCGGCCAAAACCACTGGTCGAGGTAAACGGCAGGCCGATCCTGCACAACGCTCTGCGGAATCTGGAGGCAATCGGCGTCGGTGAGGTGACTGTTGTCGTGGGCTACCGCAAGGACGCCATCCAGTATGCCTGCGGCAGCCGCTTCGGCGGGGTCGAGATCAACTACGTCGAATCGACGATTTTCGATCGCACCGGGAGCGCTTATTCCCTGTGGTTGGCGCGTGAGGTACTGCTTTCGGGAGACTGCCTCCTCCTCGAGGGAGACGTTTTCTTCGAGCAAGATGCATTGCGCCGCCTGACGGGCCCAGCGGGCGATGTGGTCGCAGTCGCTCCCTTCGACAAATCGATGGAAGGGTCTGCAGCTCTTTTGTCCGACGACGGCTTCATCACAGGTTTCCGCATGAAGCAAACGGCGGCCAACATTATCACAGCCGGCCCGCAGCTTTTCAAAACTATGAACCTGCTACGATTTTCGGGCTCGACCCTCAAGGCAACGATCGTTCCTGCACTGGACGATGTTATCGGGTCCGGAGCCAGGCAGGCCTACACCGAGGAGCTTCTTGGCTATCTGGTGGAGAGGCGTGGCCTGCAGCTTACAGCCGCGCGATGCGATGATCTCCGATGGTGCGAAATCGATACCGCCGAAGATCTGCATCTCGCAGAGCGCATTTTCTCACGAGCGCATGGCGCTCGCAAATCCTGTGACCAGCGCGATCAGTGA
- a CDS encoding aminotransferase class I/II-fold pyridoxal phosphate-dependent enzyme has product MLAERTALLKHSDSAAAWTAAKAAIVSGEQIIDLTAEEIRSDLPPMVREGTIIAINRSITRDTETGAPTKLREAIARRISSETGQPWSMDQVAVTSGSKHALFNAAMVLLNPRDEVLIPIPHWTSFLAQVLMAGGVPIFIETRDTKYVPKPSDLAAAVTSKTKAIVVSPPNNPTGTIYDREILTEIAQLAAERDLWIVFDESYGAFAHAPHTHHSIVSAAAEARHRTLIANSLSKSLALTGWQIGYLAGPKSVIDAALALQRDTGCTPDVTSQHALLHHLESSDDVFQQKLQRQVSEARTLGLSILSTLKSIPQPSAQGGFYFYLDIKGLRQSTKGPRPEFNADDVVNVLLNAGVAAASGTIFGDPDGVRLSYGI; this is encoded by the coding sequence ATGCTGGCGGAGCGAACAGCCCTGTTAAAACACTCGGACAGCGCTGCGGCATGGACCGCGGCCAAAGCAGCTATAGTGAGCGGCGAGCAGATCATCGATCTGACCGCTGAGGAGATCCGGAGTGATCTGCCGCCGATGGTGCGCGAGGGCACCATCATCGCGATCAATCGCAGTATCACCCGCGACACTGAGACAGGCGCCCCGACGAAGCTTCGAGAGGCGATCGCTCGCAGAATTTCCTCCGAGACCGGTCAACCCTGGTCGATGGATCAAGTCGCAGTTACGAGCGGCTCCAAGCATGCTCTCTTCAACGCAGCTATGGTGCTTCTGAATCCGAGAGATGAGGTGCTCATCCCCATTCCGCATTGGACTTCTTTCCTCGCGCAGGTTCTCATGGCAGGCGGAGTGCCGATCTTCATCGAGACAAGGGACACCAAGTACGTGCCGAAGCCTTCAGATCTAGCTGCGGCAGTTACGTCGAAGACTAAAGCGATCGTTGTCAGCCCCCCGAACAATCCGACAGGCACGATTTACGACCGCGAAATTCTTACTGAAATTGCGCAGCTTGCGGCTGAGCGGGATCTCTGGATTGTGTTCGATGAATCCTATGGGGCTTTCGCCCATGCTCCACACACCCATCATTCGATTGTGTCGGCCGCTGCCGAGGCGCGTCACCGCACTCTAATCGCTAATTCGCTCTCCAAATCTCTCGCCCTGACCGGCTGGCAAATCGGTTATCTCGCCGGTCCAAAATCCGTTATAGACGCCGCGCTGGCGCTACAACGCGATACGGGCTGCACCCCAGATGTCACTTCCCAACATGCACTGCTTCATCATCTGGAGTCCAGTGATGACGTCTTCCAACAAAAACTTCAACGTCAGGTCAGCGAGGCGCGAACGCTTGGGCTCTCGATTCTTTCGACCCTGAAGTCGATTCCGCAACCTTCAGCTCAAGGCGGATTCTACTTCTATTTAGATATCAAAGGACTTCGGCAAAGCACCAAGGGGCCGCGTCCCGAATTCAACGCCGATGATGTCGTTAACGTATTGCTGAACGCGGGTGTCGCGGCAGCTTCGGGCACAATCTTTGGCGATCCAGACGGGGTCCGGCTCTCCTATGGGATTTGA
- a CDS encoding isocitrate lyase/phosphoenolpyruvate mutase family protein, producing MQDQSQSVLANRPDHSADSSAAEMLAAEVCSSNQLSFLMKAHDALSAAIADRAGFKGLWASDLSVARSLGYRVANEASWSQLPDVVERIVDPTRRPVLVDGDGGFGNFNARPSTESATGVALGGQLLSQVELICWRSTSARGSQPILRPSARGRMHWPKTSFLTRIEALIGGKGMDQAMMRAYADAGADAILIHSRGVPQRSLRLDALGKNIPSRPTKYHQAPISVYRKACISTLIWADRSMRAAMRQVCRRIMTEENTASIVPRIATLDEVFELLRCDEVARAEARYLTGQRCGAFHSNGGIDFVGG from the coding sequence ATGCAAGATCAGTCCCAGTCTGTTCTCGCCAATCGACCAGATCATTCCGCTGATTCTTCAGCTGCAGAAATGTTGGCGGCCGAAGTCTGCTCCAGCAACCAACTCTCGTTCCTTATGAAAGCACATGACGCACTCTCCGCCGCGATCGCCGATCGCGCAGGCTTTAAAGGGCTCTGGGCATCTGATCTGTCGGTCGCGCGCTCGCTCGGTTACCGTGTCGCGAACGAAGCGTCTTGGAGCCAACTCCCCGACGTAGTCGAGCGGATCGTGGACCCGACCCGACGACCTGTCCTCGTCGACGGTGATGGCGGCTTTGGAAACTTCAATGCTCGTCCATCAACCGAGAGCGCAACCGGTGTCGCGCTGGGAGGACAGCTACTTTCCCAAGTTGAGCTCATTTGTTGGCGATCGACATCCGCTCGCGGAAGTCAACCAATTCTCCGGCCGTCTGCGCGCGGAAGGATGCATTGGCCGAAGACTTCGTTCTTAACCCGGATCGAGGCACTGATTGGTGGTAAAGGGATGGACCAGGCAATGATGCGCGCTTACGCGGACGCCGGAGCCGACGCGATCCTCATTCACTCGCGAGGAGTGCCGCAGAGATCATTGCGTTTGGACGCGCTTGGCAAGAACATCCCCTCGCGACCTACGAAATATCATCAAGCGCCAATCTCTGTGTATCGCAAAGCTTGCATCTCCACACTGATCTGGGCGGATCGCTCGATGCGAGCGGCAATGCGGCAAGTCTGTCGTCGTATTATGACCGAGGAGAACACTGCGAGCATTGTGCCTCGTATCGCGACGCTTGATGAGGTCTTTGAATTGCTAAGATGTGACGAAGTGGCACGAGCGGAAGCTCGATATCTGACTGGTCAGCGATGCGGGGCTTTTCATTCAAACGGCGGCATCGATTTTGTCGGCGGCTGA
- the aepX gene encoding phosphoenolpyruvate mutase, whose product MLRAQVCSNDELAFLMEAHDGLSATIAQRSGFKGLWASGLSIASSLGYRDANEASWTQLVQSVERIVDSTELPVLVDGDGGFGNFNNARLLARKLHQAGAAGVSLEDSCFPKLNSLIGERHPLADIDEFSGRLRAVKDTVAEHLVVVARIEALIAGRGLNEAILRAHAYADAGADAILIHSRKSTADEILSFVTEWRYRLPVVIVPTTYFQTPVSAYRDARISTVVWANHSMRAAAAAMRRVCDSIAAHESVASIESHIAPVSEIFELLRYDELGLAEKRYLQPR is encoded by the coding sequence ATGCTTCGCGCCCAGGTCTGCTCGAATGATGAGCTCGCCTTTCTGATGGAAGCACATGATGGCCTGTCTGCCACGATCGCCCAGCGCTCAGGATTCAAGGGGCTCTGGGCCTCTGGTTTGTCGATTGCCAGTTCGCTCGGCTATCGCGATGCCAATGAAGCTTCATGGACCCAGCTCGTCCAGAGCGTCGAACGCATAGTGGACTCTACAGAGCTCCCTGTGCTCGTTGACGGAGATGGCGGCTTTGGTAATTTCAACAATGCTCGCCTCCTCGCACGAAAGCTTCATCAGGCTGGCGCGGCGGGCGTCTCGCTTGAGGACAGCTGCTTCCCGAAGCTGAACTCGCTCATTGGTGAACGGCATCCGCTCGCCGATATCGATGAATTCTCAGGTCGTCTGCGGGCTGTGAAGGATACGGTTGCTGAACACCTTGTTGTCGTGGCCAGGATCGAAGCGCTGATCGCCGGGCGCGGATTGAACGAAGCTATCTTGCGTGCTCACGCTTATGCCGACGCGGGAGCCGATGCAATCTTGATTCACTCGCGAAAGAGTACCGCGGACGAGATACTTTCGTTCGTCACAGAGTGGCGGTACCGGCTCCCTGTCGTGATTGTTCCGACAACGTACTTTCAAACGCCAGTCTCTGCCTACCGCGATGCGCGCATCTCCACGGTCGTCTGGGCCAATCACTCCATGCGAGCTGCCGCAGCTGCAATGCGGCGGGTCTGTGATAGTATCGCAGCTCACGAGAGCGTTGCGAGCATTGAATCTCATATTGCTCCAGTCAGTGAGATCTTTGAGCTTCTGAGGTATGACGAACTCGGATTGGCTGAAAAGCGATATCTGCAGCCCCGCTGA